In bacterium, a single genomic region encodes these proteins:
- the mutS gene encoding DNA mismatch repair protein MutS, whose translation MNKKKQKPKNTPMMEQYYRIKKQVPDALLLYRMGDFFELFDEDAKIAAEVLGITLTQRSHGMPEPTPLAGVPHHAMEKYLSKLLSAGFKVAICEQVEDPKKAKGIVARDIIEVMTPGTATIETEENAESNLIMGIFENEDSVSIALADLLGGRFEARSLTYARFIEELQLLLVKEILVSEDISESLHEILRESAPKAHISYQEPWKFETVFARDKLSEHFGVKTLMGYGELSDGEISAAGGLIAYFKDLKKGDMAHIRTISIGTKDDAMIFDASTVRNLELIRSIADGKVEGSLLWVLDTTCTPMGHREIVEWILKPLINRVSIEQRLAAVEELIIDPIALATLRERFSEIGDMERLIGKLGNEKANPRDLIALKIGLDKVPAIKSIIQGKNTPLLDNIDNRLDPMDEVRGIIQENIDLDPPVHINEGGIIAEGISSELDELRQIRYGGKQYLASMQENLRDKLDIPKLKIGYNRVFGYYIEVSRMHSKKVPEEFERKQTLVASERYITAELKEYEQKVLSAEERIFEIERDLFLTLRAHLSQFAASILLVAKALAELDALCSLVEIARRKGWVRPQFTDEPIIEIIEGRHPVVEQILGDRTFVPNNTHLSSDQNQLLLITGPNMSGKSTYLRQVALIVLIAQMGSFVPAQSCRIRPVDRIFTRVGAMDNIARGQSTFLVEMIETANILNNATDRSLVLLDEIGRGTSTYDGLSIAWAVSEFIHNSAGHRAKAIFATHYHELTELPNIYPRASNFQVAVRESGDSVQFLHKIVPGGCDDSYGIYVAKMAGVPDSVIARAQNILELLESGEKLNSESIIRVGGHKGKSIRSEGIQISLFEPENHPLVQQLRNLDPERMTPMEALEYITRWRKRWVRW comes from the coding sequence ATGAATAAGAAGAAGCAAAAACCGAAAAACACACCCATGATGGAACAGTATTACCGCATCAAAAAACAGGTGCCGGATGCGCTTCTTCTTTACCGCATGGGCGATTTCTTCGAGCTTTTTGATGAGGATGCTAAAATCGCCGCAGAGGTCCTTGGAATAACGCTTACACAGCGTTCGCATGGCATGCCCGAACCAACACCACTTGCTGGAGTGCCACATCATGCTATGGAGAAATACCTATCTAAACTACTTTCAGCAGGTTTTAAAGTCGCGATTTGTGAGCAGGTTGAGGATCCGAAAAAGGCAAAGGGCATCGTGGCACGCGACATTATCGAGGTGATGACACCGGGCACGGCAACAATCGAGACTGAGGAAAACGCCGAATCTAATCTTATTATGGGTATTTTCGAAAACGAGGATTCTGTTTCAATTGCACTTGCGGATCTTCTAGGCGGACGCTTCGAGGCGCGTTCTTTAACCTATGCTCGCTTCATCGAAGAACTCCAATTACTTCTAGTGAAAGAGATACTTGTTTCGGAGGATATTTCTGAAAGCCTCCATGAAATATTGAGGGAATCGGCGCCTAAGGCTCATATAAGCTATCAAGAACCGTGGAAATTTGAAACTGTTTTTGCACGTGATAAACTCAGCGAACATTTTGGCGTTAAAACACTTATGGGTTATGGCGAGCTTTCCGATGGCGAGATATCGGCAGCAGGCGGACTCATAGCTTATTTCAAAGACCTCAAAAAAGGTGACATGGCGCATATACGCACAATATCTATTGGCACTAAAGATGATGCTATGATATTCGATGCCTCTACAGTGCGCAATCTGGAGCTTATCCGATCTATTGCTGATGGCAAAGTCGAAGGAAGCCTGCTCTGGGTGCTCGATACAACCTGCACACCAATGGGCCATCGAGAAATAGTCGAATGGATATTGAAGCCGCTTATTAATCGTGTGTCGATAGAGCAACGTCTTGCGGCAGTGGAGGAACTCATTATCGATCCAATAGCCCTTGCAACACTTCGTGAAAGATTTTCTGAAATTGGCGATATGGAGCGTCTTATAGGTAAACTCGGTAATGAAAAGGCTAATCCTCGCGATTTGATTGCCCTTAAAATTGGCCTCGATAAGGTGCCGGCGATAAAAAGCATAATTCAGGGAAAAAATACTCCGCTTCTTGATAATATCGATAATAGGCTCGATCCCATGGATGAAGTTAGGGGAATTATCCAAGAAAATATTGATCTCGATCCGCCTGTGCATATCAACGAGGGTGGAATAATCGCTGAGGGTATATCCTCGGAACTAGACGAACTCCGGCAAATCCGCTACGGTGGAAAACAGTATCTTGCTTCGATGCAGGAAAACCTCCGCGATAAACTCGACATCCCCAAGCTTAAAATCGGCTATAACCGCGTTTTCGGCTATTATATTGAAGTCAGCAGAATGCATAGCAAGAAAGTCCCCGAGGAGTTCGAACGCAAACAGACGCTTGTCGCTTCAGAACGATATATAACTGCAGAGCTCAAGGAATATGAACAGAAGGTTCTTTCCGCCGAAGAGCGCATTTTCGAGATAGAGCGCGATCTCTTCCTTACATTACGCGCGCATCTTTCGCAATTTGCTGCATCTATACTACTGGTTGCAAAGGCTTTGGCCGAGCTCGATGCTCTTTGCTCGCTTGTCGAAATAGCTCGAAGAAAGGGTTGGGTTCGCCCCCAATTTACTGATGAGCCAATAATTGAGATAATCGAGGGACGGCATCCAGTTGTTGAACAGATTCTCGGTGACAGAACCTTTGTTCCAAATAACACGCACCTGAGCTCCGACCAAAACCAGCTTCTCCTTATTACCGGGCCAAATATGTCTGGTAAATCGACCTATCTTAGGCAGGTCGCACTAATTGTGCTTATCGCTCAGATGGGCAGTTTCGTCCCCGCACAGAGCTGCCGCATAAGACCTGTTGATCGCATCTTCACGCGAGTCGGCGCTATGGATAATATCGCTCGCGGCCAATCGACATTCCTGGTTGAGATGATCGAGACAGCAAACATTCTCAATAACGCAACGGACCGAAGTCTCGTCCTCCTTGATGAGATAGGTCGCGGCACCAGCACATACGATGGTCTCTCGATTGCATGGGCGGTTAGTGAATTTATACACAATTCAGCTGGCCACCGAGCAAAAGCAATATTCGCTACGCATTATCACGAACTCACGGAACTACCTAATATCTATCCGCGCGCGAGCAACTTTCAGGTTGCGGTGCGCGAGAGCGGCGATAGCGTCCAGTTCTTGCATAAAATAGTCCCGGGTGGTTGTGATGACTCTTATGGTATATATGTTGCAAAAATGGCTGGTGTGCCTGATTCTGTTATTGCAAGGGCACAAAACATACTCGAACTTCTAGAGAGCGGCGAAAAACTGA